One genomic region from Chitinophagaceae bacterium encodes:
- a CDS encoding alkaline phosphatase, which produces MLQKILFLIFVLLKTPVYSQDSKVYKGTRPKNIILMIGDGMGLTQITAGLIRNNYRLHLERCKSLGLIKTWSSDALITDSAAGATAFSCGEKTYNGAIGVGKDSLRRETILEKAGNNKLSTGLVVTASITHATPASFYAHQKLRSLEESIAQDMLNAPLTHFVGGGYKFFKDRTDKRDITKILEQSGFTITQDESSFKNAKGKAGWFIADGQPLSLLKGRDDVFLRGIDAIIPKLAANSNGFFLMIEGSQIDWGGHENNSDYIISEMIEFDKGIGKVLDFAEKNKETLVIITADHETGGYALNTDKKDAFNFTPQFTTDKHTCDLIPVFAFGVGAEVFQGIYDNTDIYHKIKYLYGF; this is translated from the coding sequence ATGTTGCAAAAGATTTTATTTTTAATTTTTGTGCTTTTGAAAACCCCAGTATATTCTCAGGATTCAAAAGTTTATAAAGGAACCCGTCCTAAAAATATTATATTGATGATAGGAGACGGGATGGGGCTCACACAAATAACAGCAGGGTTAATACGTAATAATTATAGATTACATTTAGAACGATGTAAGTCCTTAGGTCTTATAAAGACCTGGTCTTCAGATGCTTTAATAACCGACTCGGCAGCAGGTGCCACAGCATTTTCTTGTGGTGAAAAAACATATAACGGTGCTATAGGAGTAGGGAAAGACAGCCTAAGGAGAGAAACTATTTTAGAAAAAGCAGGAAATAATAAATTAAGCACAGGATTGGTGGTTACGGCTTCTATTACCCATGCTACCCCTGCAAGTTTTTATGCACATCAGAAACTCCGCAGCTTAGAAGAATCTATTGCTCAAGATATGCTGAACGCACCACTTACACATTTTGTGGGAGGTGGGTATAAGTTTTTCAAAGACCGCACAGATAAAAGAGATATAACAAAGATATTAGAACAAAGCGGCTTTACTATTACCCAAGATGAATCCTCATTCAAAAATGCAAAGGGAAAAGCAGGATGGTTTATTGCAGATGGACAACCTCTTTCTCTTCTCAAAGGAAGAGATGATGTATTTCTGAGAGGAATAGATGCTATTATTCCTAAACTTGCTGCCAACTCAAATGGTTTTTTTCTCATGATAGAGGGTTCTCAAATAGATTGGGGAGGACACGAGAACAACTCCGATTATATTATTTCTGAAATGATAGAATTTGATAAAGGAATAGGGAAAGTTCTTGATTTTGCGGAAAAAAATAAAGAAACATTAGTAATAATCACTGCTGACCACGAAACCGGAGGATACGCTCTTAATACAGACAAAAAAGACGCTTTTAATTTTACACCTCAATTTACTACGGATAAACATACCTGCGATCTCATTCCCGTTTTTG